The DNA window CTGATCACCGAGCCGATGCTCCGTGATCTGCAACTCGACCGGGTCGGCTACGCGAACATCAACCTGTGGGCGACCCTGCTCGGCTCGGCCGCGTGCCTTCCGGCCGGCTGGCTGGTTGACCGGATCGGACTGCGGCCGACGGCCGTCGGGCTGCTGCTGCTGCTCGCCGCGGTGGTCTGGCGGATGAGCGAGATGGCGGGCGGCGTGATGGTCGTGTTCACGCTGGTGCTGCTCACCCGCGCGATCGGCCAGAGCGCGCTGTCGGTCACAAGCATCAGCGCGGTGGGGAAGAGCTTCTCACAGCGCGCGGGCTGGGCGATGGGCGTTTACTCGCTACTGCTCAGCGTGTTCTTCGCGCTGGCCTTCGTGGTGGTCGGCGCGGTGGTCCGTGAGGACGGCTGGCGGGTCGCCTGGGGCCAGATCTCGATCGGACTGGTGGTTGTCGCGCTGCTCGCCGCGCTGTTTCTGCGCGAGCCGGAACGCAAGGCGCGCGGCCAGGCCCCGCTGCCCGGGATGTCGCTGGGCGCCGCGCTGCGCACCCCGGTTTTCTGGGTATGCGCCGTCGCCACCGCGCTGTTCAGCCTGGTGTCCTCGGGCTTCGGCTTGTTTAACGAATCGGTGCTCGCCGAGCGCGGTTTCGATCAACAGACCTTCCACCGCTTTCTGGCGGTCACCACCCTGTTCGCTCTGCTCGGCCAACTGCTCTGCGGCTGGCTCTCGCTGAAGTTCCCGGTCACCCGGCTGCTCGCCGTGGCGATGCTGCTCTATGCCGCCGGCCTGGCCTCGCTGCCGTTGCTGCACAGCCACGCGCAGTTGTGGATCTTTGCCGCCGGGTTCGGCGTGGCTGCAGGGTTCGTCACAGTGATCTTCTTCGCCGTCTGGGGCCTCGCCTTCGGCCGCGGGCGGCTGGGACGGATCCAAGGCGCCGCGCAGATGCTCTCGGTGTTCGCCTCGGCACTCGGACCGCTGCTCTACGCCCGCACCCACGCCGCGAGCGGCTCCTACGCGCCGCTGTTCCAGGTTCTGGCGCTGGTCGTGCTGCTGTCAGGCCTCGCGGCCTGGCGGATCCGGCTGGTGCCCTTCGACCGGGTGGGGTCGTAAAGGGTTCCGAGCGCAGGTTCCATCTGCCCGGGCGCGCTCGGGCCAGCGCCCCGTACTTCCCTCATTCTTCCACTGGCAAGACATGGCGGAACTCCTGCCCGCCTTTCACCGTGTAGCGAATCTCGTCGCCGGGTGAGTGGTTGAAACGGAACCATGCGATGAGTTTGCGGATCTCCATGTCGTCCTTCATCCCGTTGATCGCGACGATCTCCATCGACGGCCTCAGGCCGGTGGCGAAGATGGGTCGCTCTGCAGGCTTGGGACCCATCCACGGCTTCACTGAAAGACCCTGACCTTTGCCAAAGCGCGGCCCTGCCAGCGGGAAGAATCCCATGCCCGGCCCGTAGACGCCGTCGTAGACGGTCTTCCGCCACCAGTTCTCGGTCGTCCGCCAGCCGGACTTCAACGAAAGTCTTCCGACTCGGACGTCGCCGTCGCGCGTCCACGCGATCGGGACCGTCGTTGCTCCGGAATCGAGCCGGTGGAGCACGCCGCGGAAATCCGCCTGACCGAACAACCGCATGCCGCCCGCCATCCCGAGCCGGTCACCCGTCCTGAGGCCGGCGAGCTCGGCCGGACTGCCCGGATCGATGTCATTCACGAGAAGCCCGTCGTCA is part of the Haloferula helveola genome and encodes:
- a CDS encoding CynX/NimT family MFS transporter; amino-acid sequence: MSPESSAAEKPPSLVAGRTLGAMAAWGNVGMAAVLMLATLPGRTQGLGLITEPMLRDLQLDRVGYANINLWATLLGSAACLPAGWLVDRIGLRPTAVGLLLLLAAVVWRMSEMAGGVMVVFTLVLLTRAIGQSALSVTSISAVGKSFSQRAGWAMGVYSLLLSVFFALAFVVVGAVVREDGWRVAWGQISIGLVVVALLAALFLREPERKARGQAPLPGMSLGAALRTPVFWVCAVATALFSLVSSGFGLFNESVLAERGFDQQTFHRFLAVTTLFALLGQLLCGWLSLKFPVTRLLAVAMLLYAAGLASLPLLHSHAQLWIFAAGFGVAAGFVTVIFFAVWGLAFGRGRLGRIQGAAQMLSVFASALGPLLYARTHAASGSYAPLFQVLALVVLLSGLAAWRIRLVPFDRVGS